One window from the genome of Pogoniulus pusillus isolate bPogPus1 chromosome 7, bPogPus1.pri, whole genome shotgun sequence encodes:
- the PELI1 gene encoding E3 ubiquitin-protein ligase pellino homolog 1 isoform X1 → MYRKSKWKREYNLEVLGRGDNEQSVPQLLIRDVKLEKPLAKLMFSPDQDNHPSKAPVKYGELIVLGYNGSLPNGDRGRRKSRFALFKRPKANGVKPSTVHIACTPQAAKAISNKDQHSISYTLSRAQTVVVEYTHDSNTDMFQIGRSTESPIDFVVTDTVPGSQSNVDTQSVQSTISRFACRIICQRSPPFTASICAAGFDSSKNIFLGEKAAKWKTSDGQMDGLTTNGVLVMHPRNGFTEDSKPGVWREISVCGNVFSLRETRSAQQRGKMVRVENESNQLQDGSLIDLCGATLLWRTAEGLARTPTLKHLEALRQEINAARPQCPVGFNTLAFPSMKRKDVVDEKQPWVYLSCGHVHGYHNWGNKEERDGKDRECPMCRSVGPYVPLWLGCEAGFYVDAGPPTHAFSPCGHVCSEKTTAYWSQIPLPHGTHTFHAACPFCAHQLAGEQGYIRLIFQGPLD, encoded by the exons CAGCTCTTGATCAGAGACGTGAAGCTGGAGAAGCCGCTAGCTAAGCTCATGTTTTCTCCTGATCAAGACAATCATCCGTCCAAGGCACCAGTCAAATATGGTGAACTGATCGTGTTAGG GTACAATGGGTCTCTCCCAAATGGagacagaggaagaagaaaaagtagattTGCTTTATTTAAAAGGCCCAAGGCAAATGGGGTGAAACCCAGCACTGTGCATATTGCCTGTACCCCTCAAGCAGCAAAG GCAATAAGCAATAAAGACCAGCACAGCATCTCTTACACTTTGTCTCGGGCCCAGACAGTAGTGGTTGAATATACCCATGACAGCAACACAGACATGTTTCAG ATTGGCCGCTCGACGGAGAGCCCTATCGACTTCGTGGTGACTGACACGGTGCCGGGCAGCCAGAGCAACGTGGACACGCAGTCGGTGCAGAGCACCATCTCCAGGTTTGCCTGCAGGATCATCTGCCAGCGCAGCCCCCCCTTCACCGCCAGCATATGTGCCGCCGGCTTCGACTCCTCCAAAAACATCTTCCTAGGG GAGAAGGCTGCCAAATGGAAGACATCCGATGGGCAAATGGATGGGCTGACCACCAATGGAGTTCTTGTCATGCATCCTCGGAATGGATTTACAGAGGACTCCAAGCCAGGGGTGTGGAGAGAGATCTCTGTGTGTGGGAATGTGTTCAGCCTCCGTGAAACCAGATCAGCtcagcagagggggaaaatgGTAAGA GTGGAGAACGAGTCGAACCAGCTGCAGGACGGCTCCCTGATCGACCTGTGCGGGGCCACGCTGCTGTGGCGCACGGCCGAGGGGCTGGCGCGCACTCCCACCCTCAAGCACCTGGAGGCGCTGCGGCAGGAGATCAACGCGGCCAGGCCGCAGTGCCCCGTGGGCTTCAACACCTTGGCGTTCCCCAGCATGAAGAGGAAAGACGTGGTGGATGAAAAACAGCCCTGGGTGTACCTGAGCTGCGGCCACGTCCACGGCTACCACAACTGGGGGAACAAGGAGGAGAGGGACGGCAAGGACCGCGAGTGCCCCATGTGCCGCTCGGTCGGCCCCTACGTGCCGCTGTGGCTGGGCTGCGAGGCCGGCTTCTACGTGGACGCGGGACCCCCCACTCACGCCTTCAGCCCCTGCGGACACGTTTGCTCGGAAAAGACGACTGCTTACTGGTCCCAAATCCCCCTGCCCCACGGGACCCACACGTTCCACGCGGCCTGCCCCTTCTGCGCCCATCAGCTGGCTGGTGAGCAGGGCTACATCAGGCTCATCTTCCAGGGACCGCTGGACTAG
- the PELI1 gene encoding E3 ubiquitin-protein ligase pellino homolog 1 isoform X3, with the protein MFSPDQDNHPSKAPVKYGELIVLGYNGSLPNGDRGRRKSRFALFKRPKANGVKPSTVHIACTPQAAKAISNKDQHSISYTLSRAQTVVVEYTHDSNTDMFQIGRSTESPIDFVVTDTVPGSQSNVDTQSVQSTISRFACRIICQRSPPFTASICAAGFDSSKNIFLGEKAAKWKTSDGQMDGLTTNGVLVMHPRNGFTEDSKPGVWREISVCGNVFSLRETRSAQQRGKMVRVENESNQLQDGSLIDLCGATLLWRTAEGLARTPTLKHLEALRQEINAARPQCPVGFNTLAFPSMKRKDVVDEKQPWVYLSCGHVHGYHNWGNKEERDGKDRECPMCRSVGPYVPLWLGCEAGFYVDAGPPTHAFSPCGHVCSEKTTAYWSQIPLPHGTHTFHAACPFCAHQLAGEQGYIRLIFQGPLD; encoded by the exons ATGTTTTCTCCTGATCAAGACAATCATCCGTCCAAGGCACCAGTCAAATATGGTGAACTGATCGTGTTAGG GTACAATGGGTCTCTCCCAAATGGagacagaggaagaagaaaaagtagattTGCTTTATTTAAAAGGCCCAAGGCAAATGGGGTGAAACCCAGCACTGTGCATATTGCCTGTACCCCTCAAGCAGCAAAG GCAATAAGCAATAAAGACCAGCACAGCATCTCTTACACTTTGTCTCGGGCCCAGACAGTAGTGGTTGAATATACCCATGACAGCAACACAGACATGTTTCAG ATTGGCCGCTCGACGGAGAGCCCTATCGACTTCGTGGTGACTGACACGGTGCCGGGCAGCCAGAGCAACGTGGACACGCAGTCGGTGCAGAGCACCATCTCCAGGTTTGCCTGCAGGATCATCTGCCAGCGCAGCCCCCCCTTCACCGCCAGCATATGTGCCGCCGGCTTCGACTCCTCCAAAAACATCTTCCTAGGG GAGAAGGCTGCCAAATGGAAGACATCCGATGGGCAAATGGATGGGCTGACCACCAATGGAGTTCTTGTCATGCATCCTCGGAATGGATTTACAGAGGACTCCAAGCCAGGGGTGTGGAGAGAGATCTCTGTGTGTGGGAATGTGTTCAGCCTCCGTGAAACCAGATCAGCtcagcagagggggaaaatgGTAAGA GTGGAGAACGAGTCGAACCAGCTGCAGGACGGCTCCCTGATCGACCTGTGCGGGGCCACGCTGCTGTGGCGCACGGCCGAGGGGCTGGCGCGCACTCCCACCCTCAAGCACCTGGAGGCGCTGCGGCAGGAGATCAACGCGGCCAGGCCGCAGTGCCCCGTGGGCTTCAACACCTTGGCGTTCCCCAGCATGAAGAGGAAAGACGTGGTGGATGAAAAACAGCCCTGGGTGTACCTGAGCTGCGGCCACGTCCACGGCTACCACAACTGGGGGAACAAGGAGGAGAGGGACGGCAAGGACCGCGAGTGCCCCATGTGCCGCTCGGTCGGCCCCTACGTGCCGCTGTGGCTGGGCTGCGAGGCCGGCTTCTACGTGGACGCGGGACCCCCCACTCACGCCTTCAGCCCCTGCGGACACGTTTGCTCGGAAAAGACGACTGCTTACTGGTCCCAAATCCCCCTGCCCCACGGGACCCACACGTTCCACGCGGCCTGCCCCTTCTGCGCCCATCAGCTGGCTGGTGAGCAGGGCTACATCAGGCTCATCTTCCAGGGACCGCTGGACTAG
- the PELI1 gene encoding E3 ubiquitin-protein ligase pellino homolog 1 isoform X2 yields the protein MYRKSKWKREYNLEVLGRGDNEQSVPQLLIRDVKLEKPLAKLMFSPDQDNHPSKAPVKYGELIVLGYNGSLPNGDRGRRKSRFALFKRPKANGVKPSTVHIACTPQAAKAISNKDQHSISYTLSRAQTVVVEYTHDSNTDMFQIGRSTESPIDFVVTDTVPGSQSNVDTQSVQSTISRFACRIICQRSPPFTASICAAGFDSSKNIFLGEKAAKWKTSDGQMDGLTTNGVLVMHPRNGFTEDSKPGVWREISVCGNVFSLRETRSAQQRGKMVENESNQLQDGSLIDLCGATLLWRTAEGLARTPTLKHLEALRQEINAARPQCPVGFNTLAFPSMKRKDVVDEKQPWVYLSCGHVHGYHNWGNKEERDGKDRECPMCRSVGPYVPLWLGCEAGFYVDAGPPTHAFSPCGHVCSEKTTAYWSQIPLPHGTHTFHAACPFCAHQLAGEQGYIRLIFQGPLD from the exons CAGCTCTTGATCAGAGACGTGAAGCTGGAGAAGCCGCTAGCTAAGCTCATGTTTTCTCCTGATCAAGACAATCATCCGTCCAAGGCACCAGTCAAATATGGTGAACTGATCGTGTTAGG GTACAATGGGTCTCTCCCAAATGGagacagaggaagaagaaaaagtagattTGCTTTATTTAAAAGGCCCAAGGCAAATGGGGTGAAACCCAGCACTGTGCATATTGCCTGTACCCCTCAAGCAGCAAAG GCAATAAGCAATAAAGACCAGCACAGCATCTCTTACACTTTGTCTCGGGCCCAGACAGTAGTGGTTGAATATACCCATGACAGCAACACAGACATGTTTCAG ATTGGCCGCTCGACGGAGAGCCCTATCGACTTCGTGGTGACTGACACGGTGCCGGGCAGCCAGAGCAACGTGGACACGCAGTCGGTGCAGAGCACCATCTCCAGGTTTGCCTGCAGGATCATCTGCCAGCGCAGCCCCCCCTTCACCGCCAGCATATGTGCCGCCGGCTTCGACTCCTCCAAAAACATCTTCCTAGGG GAGAAGGCTGCCAAATGGAAGACATCCGATGGGCAAATGGATGGGCTGACCACCAATGGAGTTCTTGTCATGCATCCTCGGAATGGATTTACAGAGGACTCCAAGCCAGGGGTGTGGAGAGAGATCTCTGTGTGTGGGAATGTGTTCAGCCTCCGTGAAACCAGATCAGCtcagcagagggggaaaatg GTGGAGAACGAGTCGAACCAGCTGCAGGACGGCTCCCTGATCGACCTGTGCGGGGCCACGCTGCTGTGGCGCACGGCCGAGGGGCTGGCGCGCACTCCCACCCTCAAGCACCTGGAGGCGCTGCGGCAGGAGATCAACGCGGCCAGGCCGCAGTGCCCCGTGGGCTTCAACACCTTGGCGTTCCCCAGCATGAAGAGGAAAGACGTGGTGGATGAAAAACAGCCCTGGGTGTACCTGAGCTGCGGCCACGTCCACGGCTACCACAACTGGGGGAACAAGGAGGAGAGGGACGGCAAGGACCGCGAGTGCCCCATGTGCCGCTCGGTCGGCCCCTACGTGCCGCTGTGGCTGGGCTGCGAGGCCGGCTTCTACGTGGACGCGGGACCCCCCACTCACGCCTTCAGCCCCTGCGGACACGTTTGCTCGGAAAAGACGACTGCTTACTGGTCCCAAATCCCCCTGCCCCACGGGACCCACACGTTCCACGCGGCCTGCCCCTTCTGCGCCCATCAGCTGGCTGGTGAGCAGGGCTACATCAGGCTCATCTTCCAGGGACCGCTGGACTAG